From a single Shewanella donghaensis genomic region:
- a CDS encoding efflux RND transporter periplasmic adaptor subunit yields MKRFLRILSPFFILIIFAGLAFILLSTQEAPEQKEQQEKIPIVDVINIEQQTVSLNLPSYGVVSPKYKTQLVTEVQGRLISLDPSFVAGGIVKQGQALAQIEPSDYEADFIQAEASLAQATAALNEEVARGEVAKIEFKDFDNGLPPELGLRIPQLKKEQANVKYAQAALARAQRNLERTVIRAPFDGIIKARIVDLGQYVSLGTNLGELYDISFAEIRLPLSNNDLAYLESVDNPDTSVTLSASLAGKSFTWHGNIVRSENVIDEQNRMVYLVAEVKDPYLRQQRGENELPLKYGSFVTAVIKGRTVEGIVKLPRYVVRQDQVAIVKDDNTIEIRSVNIVRTDVDSVYIKDSLKDGERVSITDMNNMVAGQKVKLLGEESEEPEQELESAPENKDEITVAGDQ; encoded by the coding sequence ATGAAAAGATTTTTAAGAATCCTGTCACCGTTTTTTATCCTGATTATCTTCGCAGGTTTAGCATTCATTTTACTAAGTACTCAAGAAGCACCTGAACAGAAAGAACAACAAGAGAAAATACCGATTGTTGATGTTATTAATATTGAACAACAAACCGTGTCTTTGAACTTGCCTTCTTACGGTGTAGTCAGTCCGAAATATAAAACTCAGCTAGTCACAGAAGTACAAGGGAGACTTATCAGCCTAGACCCTAGTTTTGTTGCAGGCGGAATAGTGAAACAAGGGCAAGCACTCGCACAAATAGAACCTTCTGATTATGAAGCTGATTTTATTCAAGCTGAAGCAAGCCTTGCCCAAGCAACCGCAGCACTAAATGAAGAAGTGGCCCGCGGTGAAGTGGCTAAAATTGAATTTAAAGATTTTGATAACGGCTTACCGCCAGAACTGGGACTGCGGATCCCACAATTGAAGAAAGAACAAGCCAACGTAAAATATGCTCAAGCTGCGCTTGCTAGAGCTCAACGTAATCTAGAGCGTACCGTCATCAGAGCCCCTTTTGATGGCATCATTAAAGCCAGAATTGTCGATTTAGGCCAATATGTTTCTTTAGGTACCAACTTAGGTGAATTGTACGATATCAGTTTTGCTGAAATTCGCTTACCACTATCAAACAACGACCTCGCCTATTTAGAATCGGTAGATAACCCAGATACTTCAGTGACATTAAGTGCATCTCTGGCTGGTAAGTCATTCACTTGGCACGGCAATATTGTCCGCAGTGAAAACGTCATTGATGAACAAAACCGCATGGTTTATCTGGTTGCTGAAGTCAAAGACCCCTACCTTAGACAGCAACGAGGCGAAAATGAATTACCGCTTAAATACGGCAGCTTTGTTACCGCAGTTATCAAAGGTCGCACCGTAGAAGGCATTGTAAAATTACCCCGTTACGTTGTAAGACAAGACCAAGTTGCTATCGTTAAAGATGACAACACCATCGAAATTAGAAGCGTCAACATTGTCCGCACTGATGTAGATAGCGTTTATATCAAAGACAGTTTGAAAGATGGTGAACGTGTTTCGATTACTGATATGAACAACATGGTAGCAGGTCAAAAAGTTAAGTTATTAGGCGAAGAGTCTGAAGAACCAGAGCAGGAATTAGAATCAGCACCGGAAAATAAAGATGAAATCACCGTAGCAGGTGATCAGTAA
- the srmB gene encoding ATP-dependent RNA helicase SrmB yields the protein MLFEDFDLDPMLLDSLKAMGHLTPTTVQQQTLPMAMEQRDILAKAPTGTGKTASFLLPALQHLIDFPRRFNGQARVLILTPTRELASQIHRYACHLATGLELDVAIITGGVPYGPQEEQLAENVDLLIATPGRLIEYLDKGQFEATEVEILIIDEADRMLDMGFSSVVETIAIEAQGRKQNMLFSATLEGSGVARFAQVLLDDPATIDVDSPRSEKAKVHQWAHLADDQAHKFALLCNILQQESVKRTIVFVKTREIVASLEGLLLKAGIPCAFLRGDMEQKKRFQALSKFSKGEVNILLATDVAGRGIDIEGITHVINFDMPRSADAYVHRIGRTARAGAKGTAISLIEAHDMRIVNKIERYIEQPLKRRYIDGLRPKHKEAKVPGKKKDKVKIAAKKKSKKAKKKK from the coding sequence ATGCTATTTGAAGATTTTGACTTAGATCCAATGCTTTTAGATTCATTAAAAGCGATGGGGCATTTAACCCCGACTACCGTTCAACAACAAACATTGCCAATGGCAATGGAACAACGGGACATTTTAGCTAAAGCGCCTACAGGTACAGGTAAGACTGCCAGCTTTTTACTGCCAGCACTGCAACACTTGATTGATTTCCCAAGACGATTCAATGGCCAAGCGCGTGTATTAATTCTTACACCAACACGGGAACTTGCCAGTCAAATTCATCGTTATGCTTGTCATCTTGCTACCGGTTTAGAGTTGGATGTTGCCATTATTACTGGTGGTGTCCCTTACGGTCCTCAAGAAGAGCAGCTTGCTGAAAACGTCGACTTATTAATTGCTACCCCTGGTCGATTGATTGAATACTTAGATAAAGGTCAATTTGAAGCGACTGAAGTTGAAATACTGATCATTGATGAAGCTGATCGCATGTTAGATATGGGTTTCTCGTCAGTAGTAGAAACTATAGCTATTGAAGCTCAAGGTCGCAAACAGAACATGTTATTTTCTGCGACACTTGAAGGCAGCGGTGTTGCACGTTTTGCTCAAGTATTACTGGATGATCCTGCAACAATTGATGTTGATTCACCTCGCAGTGAAAAAGCCAAGGTACATCAATGGGCGCATTTAGCTGATGACCAAGCTCATAAATTTGCTTTGCTATGTAACATACTCCAACAAGAGTCAGTTAAGCGTACTATCGTATTCGTTAAAACCCGCGAAATAGTGGCAAGTCTTGAAGGCTTATTACTGAAAGCGGGTATTCCTTGTGCTTTCTTACGCGGCGACATGGAACAGAAAAAACGTTTCCAAGCCCTTAGCAAGTTTAGTAAAGGCGAAGTCAACATTTTGCTCGCTACTGACGTTGCTGGTCGTGGTATTGATATCGAAGGCATTACTCATGTCATTAACTTTGATATGCCTCGTTCTGCAGATGCTTATGTTCACCGAATTGGACGTACTGCTCGCGCAGGCGCAAAAGGCACTGCAATTTCATTAATTGAAGCGCATGATATGCGTATCGTTAATAAAATTGAACGTTACATTGAACAACCATTAAAACGTCGCTACATCGATGGATTAAGACCTAAGCACAAAGAAGCTAAAGTGCCAGGTAAGAAAAAAGACAAGGTCAAAATTGCCGCGAAGAAAAAGTCTAAAAAAGCGAAAAAGAAAAAGTAA
- a CDS encoding efflux RND transporter permease subunit, whose amino-acid sequence MDESNSKPGANSDENAKSIVNNDSQYNKGIIAWFARNSVAANLLMAALLIGGLFSAKLINKEVFPTFELNLLTISVAYPGAAPQEIEEGINIKIEEAIQDINGIKKVTSVASDSVGSVTIEVEDGYDVQQVLDEAKLRIDAISTFPDNIEKPNIYQIKPENNVIWVSVYGDLSLHDMKEMAKTIRDEITDLPAVTRAQVNGVRDYEIGIELSEDKLREYDLTFTQVAQAVQNSSIDLPGGSIRAQDGDILLRTKGQAYTGEDFAKIVVTTRPDGSRVMLPDVATIKDGFEERIEYTRFNGKPAAIIEITSIDDQNALTISEQVKDYIALKKETLPANVELDTWGDLTHYLEGRLNMMLSNMFYGALLVFIILALFLDLKLAFWVMVGLPVCFLGTLLLMPLEPFNMSINMLTLFAFILVLGIVVDDAIVIGESAYTEVEKNGHSLENVIKGVQKVAMPATFGVLTTIAAFIPMIMVSGPMGIIWKSIGMVVILALAFSLVESKLILPAHLAHMKVKKKRSPTNVFSKFKVWLNDKLQYFIQHKYRHFLGSCIKHRYNVVAVFVGVLILSIALVASGKVRWVFFPDIPSDFIQVNLEMEEGSSELNTLYVVQQVEEALYAMNDKFLEDTGSDVLKHSFIAMNSSSSGFIFAELSKGEDRLIDGVTIAEEWRKQLPELLSVKSLNITASTNDAGGDISFRLTSSNLEQLSQASKELKEKLATYEGVYDISDNFSSGSQEIRLNIRPEAEALGLTLSDLARQVRYGFYGYEAQRILRNKEEVKVMVRYPLEQRRTIGHLENMLIRTPQGVAVPFSTVADIELGESFASITRVDGRRAITITANVNKNSVEPSKIVGEIQEEFIPRLSEKYRDVSASLDGGSQDEQDAMLGLLQGFFFAMFTIYALMAIPLKSYSQPLIIMSVIPFGMIGALVGHFILGISMSVLSLCGIVALAGVVVNDSLILVDFVNRARSEGFSLLESAIDSGCYRFRAIILTSMTTFVGLVPILLEKSLQAKIVIPMATSLAFGILFSTVVTLILVPVLYIILDDMKKLFRKMFNWWWQPKKDDEKAYL is encoded by the coding sequence ATGGACGAATCAAATTCTAAACCTGGTGCTAATTCAGACGAGAACGCCAAGTCGATTGTCAACAATGATAGCCAGTACAATAAAGGCATCATAGCTTGGTTTGCGCGTAATAGTGTTGCGGCAAACTTATTGATGGCAGCACTGCTTATTGGTGGTTTATTCTCAGCGAAATTAATAAATAAAGAAGTTTTCCCTACTTTTGAGCTTAACTTATTGACCATTTCAGTCGCTTATCCTGGCGCTGCGCCTCAAGAAATTGAGGAAGGGATTAATATAAAAATTGAAGAAGCCATTCAAGATATTAATGGCATAAAAAAAGTCACCTCGGTTGCCAGTGATAGTGTGGGTTCTGTCACGATTGAAGTAGAAGATGGCTACGATGTTCAACAAGTGTTAGATGAAGCCAAACTTCGTATTGATGCTATCTCAACCTTTCCAGATAACATCGAAAAACCCAATATCTATCAAATAAAACCTGAAAACAATGTCATTTGGGTATCGGTTTATGGCGACTTAAGTCTCCATGACATGAAAGAAATGGCTAAAACCATTCGAGATGAAATTACTGATTTACCAGCGGTTACCCGCGCCCAAGTCAATGGAGTGCGAGATTACGAAATAGGCATTGAGCTATCAGAAGACAAGTTACGTGAATATGATTTAACCTTCACCCAAGTTGCTCAAGCGGTACAAAACTCATCGATAGATTTACCCGGTGGTTCTATTAGAGCGCAAGATGGTGACATTTTACTGCGCACCAAGGGCCAAGCTTATACAGGTGAAGACTTCGCTAAAATAGTGGTAACGACACGCCCTGATGGCAGCCGAGTTATGCTGCCCGATGTTGCTACTATCAAAGATGGTTTTGAAGAGCGTATTGAATACACCCGCTTTAATGGTAAACCTGCAGCCATTATTGAAATAACCAGTATTGACGATCAAAATGCATTAACGATTTCAGAGCAAGTTAAAGACTATATTGCATTGAAAAAAGAGACTCTACCGGCCAATGTAGAGCTCGATACTTGGGGAGACTTAACTCACTACCTTGAAGGCCGCTTGAACATGATGTTATCCAACATGTTTTACGGCGCATTATTAGTCTTTATTATCTTAGCGTTATTCCTCGATCTTAAACTGGCCTTTTGGGTCATGGTCGGATTACCTGTTTGTTTCCTTGGAACGTTATTATTGATGCCACTGGAACCCTTTAACATGTCAATCAACATGCTAACGCTGTTTGCGTTTATTCTGGTGTTAGGGATAGTGGTGGATGACGCCATTGTCATCGGCGAAAGTGCCTATACCGAAGTCGAGAAAAATGGTCACTCCTTAGAAAATGTGATCAAAGGGGTGCAAAAAGTGGCTATGCCGGCCACGTTCGGAGTATTAACCACGATTGCGGCGTTTATACCCATGATCATGGTTTCTGGGCCGATGGGGATTATTTGGAAATCCATCGGCATGGTGGTGATCCTAGCGTTAGCTTTTTCTTTGGTTGAATCAAAGTTGATTTTACCAGCGCATTTAGCCCATATGAAAGTGAAAAAGAAACGTTCACCAACCAATGTATTTTCAAAATTCAAAGTATGGCTGAATGACAAATTACAGTACTTTATCCAACACAAATATCGTCATTTTTTAGGCAGCTGTATTAAACACCGTTACAACGTTGTTGCCGTTTTTGTTGGGGTACTCATTTTATCCATAGCTTTGGTTGCCAGTGGCAAAGTCCGTTGGGTATTTTTCCCTGATATTCCTTCTGACTTTATTCAAGTTAACCTTGAAATGGAAGAAGGCAGCTCTGAACTCAATACCCTATATGTAGTGCAGCAAGTTGAAGAAGCCCTGTACGCTATGAATGATAAGTTTCTTGAAGATACTGGTTCTGACGTACTAAAACATAGCTTTATTGCAATGAACTCAAGTAGTTCTGGCTTTATTTTTGCTGAACTATCAAAGGGTGAAGACCGTCTAATCGATGGTGTCACGATTGCTGAAGAGTGGCGTAAGCAGTTACCTGAACTACTCTCAGTGAAATCGCTCAATATTACTGCCAGCACCAATGATGCAGGTGGTGATATTTCATTCCGATTAACCTCAAGTAATTTAGAACAGCTATCTCAAGCTTCTAAAGAGTTAAAGGAAAAGCTAGCGACTTATGAAGGTGTCTATGACATTTCTGATAATTTTTCTTCAGGCAGTCAAGAAATCAGATTAAACATTCGCCCAGAAGCTGAAGCATTGGGGCTAACCCTGTCAGATCTTGCTAGGCAAGTACGCTATGGATTTTATGGCTATGAAGCACAGCGAATTCTTCGTAATAAAGAAGAAGTCAAAGTGATGGTGCGCTACCCATTAGAACAGCGCCGCACCATTGGCCATCTTGAGAATATGCTAATACGTACCCCTCAAGGTGTCGCCGTGCCCTTTTCTACCGTTGCTGATATTGAGCTAGGTGAATCATTTGCTTCTATTACTCGGGTTGATGGACGTCGAGCCATTACCATTACCGCTAACGTCAATAAAAACAGCGTAGAGCCATCAAAAATTGTCGGTGAAATCCAGGAGGAATTTATCCCTCGACTCAGCGAAAAATACCGAGATGTAAGCGCTTCTTTAGATGGTGGCAGCCAAGATGAACAAGATGCCATGCTTGGCTTATTGCAAGGCTTCTTCTTTGCTATGTTTACCATCTATGCCTTGATGGCCATTCCACTAAAATCATACAGTCAGCCATTGATTATCATGTCAGTTATTCCATTTGGCATGATTGGCGCCTTGGTAGGTCACTTCATTCTTGGTATTTCAATGAGTGTATTGAGTCTATGCGGTATTGTCGCATTAGCAGGCGTTGTCGTTAATGACTCACTGATATTAGTCGATTTTGTTAACCGAGCCCGCAGCGAAGGTTTCTCGTTACTAGAATCAGCCATCGACTCTGGTTGCTATCGTTTTAGAGCGATTATCTTAACCTCTATGACCACCTTTGTTGGCCTGGTACCGATATTGTTAGAAAAAAGCCTACAGGCCAAAATCGTGATCCCAATGGCAACCTCATTGGCATTCGGTATCCTATTTTCTACTGTGGTTACGCTCATTCTTGTACCAGTGCTGTACATTATTTTAGATGACATGAAGAAGTTATTTAGAAAGATGTTTAATTGGTGGTGGCAACCAAAAAAAGATGATGAAAAAGCTTATTTATAA
- the brnQ gene encoding branched-chain amino acid transport system II carrier protein, whose amino-acid sequence MGQFVQNSNMSIGDTVGLGFMTFAFFLGAGNLIFPPFAGMLAGENITLAMLGFLITAVGLPLAGLIAVAKANGKVMAMLPAFAATALAVSIYIIIGPAFAAPRTGLVAFEIGARPFIENTEALIQFGALSLNKAQLFYTIGFFSLAMLLSLFPGKLLDSVGKVLTPILIFLLVGLAASVVFTPSAAIGAASGDYITSPLSKGILEGYNTMDTLASVIFGMLIIDILRKKGITDSKAQTRYLVRAAIIAASGLAFVYISLFYLGATAGDIALGAENGGQILTNYVTHEFGTLGTILLAAVVSIACLTTAVGLITACSEFFNELLPKISYKAFVVFFSIVCATVANVGLTQLINISIPVLMTIYPVAISLVAITFLTERFPRPEFSHRLVLSIALFFGIFDGLQVAGVDTSFLNFMPLHAEGMAWLLPVGIAIAVCLFVPAKNQSVAAS is encoded by the coding sequence ATGGGGCAATTTGTGCAAAACAGCAATATGAGTATTGGCGATACAGTAGGCTTAGGCTTTATGACATTCGCATTTTTCTTGGGTGCCGGTAACCTAATTTTTCCACCATTTGCAGGTATGTTAGCTGGTGAGAACATCACTCTTGCAATGTTAGGCTTCCTTATAACAGCTGTAGGTTTACCCCTTGCAGGACTGATTGCTGTTGCGAAAGCGAATGGTAAGGTCATGGCGATGTTGCCAGCTTTTGCCGCAACGGCTTTAGCTGTCTCAATTTATATTATCATTGGCCCAGCATTCGCCGCTCCTCGTACAGGGCTAGTCGCCTTTGAAATAGGTGCTCGACCATTTATTGAAAACACCGAAGCACTTATCCAATTCGGTGCATTATCGCTTAATAAGGCGCAGCTCTTTTATACTATTGGTTTCTTTTCTTTGGCGATGTTGTTGTCGCTATTCCCTGGGAAGTTACTTGATAGTGTCGGTAAAGTGTTAACGCCTATTCTTATTTTCTTATTAGTTGGTTTAGCGGCATCCGTTGTGTTTACGCCAAGTGCAGCTATTGGTGCTGCAAGTGGTGATTACATCACCAGCCCACTTTCTAAAGGTATATTGGAAGGCTATAACACCATGGATACACTGGCATCAGTTATCTTTGGTATGCTCATTATCGATATTTTACGCAAGAAAGGTATTACAGATTCTAAAGCGCAAACTCGTTACTTAGTTCGCGCCGCAATCATTGCAGCGTCTGGTTTAGCGTTTGTTTATATCTCACTATTTTACTTAGGTGCTACAGCGGGTGATATTGCTTTAGGTGCTGAGAATGGTGGGCAAATCCTGACAAATTATGTAACTCATGAGTTTGGTACTCTGGGTACGATTTTGTTGGCTGCAGTGGTCAGTATTGCTTGTTTAACAACTGCGGTTGGCTTGATTACAGCGTGTTCTGAATTCTTCAATGAATTGCTGCCTAAGATCTCTTATAAAGCCTTTGTTGTTTTCTTCAGTATTGTTTGTGCCACAGTAGCTAATGTGGGCCTGACGCAATTAATCAATATTAGTATTCCGGTATTAATGACGATTTATCCTGTGGCTATTTCTTTGGTTGCGATTACTTTCTTAACTGAACGCTTCCCACGCCCAGAGTTTTCACATCGTTTAGTATTATCGATTGCCTTGTTCTTCGGTATTTTTGATGGTCTTCAGGTTGCGGGTGTCGATACGAGCTTCTTAAACTTTATGCCGCTTCATGCTGAAGGTATGGCATGGTTATTACCAGTAGGTATTGCCATAGCTGTATGTCTATTTGTACCAGCAAAGAATCAATCAGTTGCTGCTAGCTAG
- a CDS encoding TatD family nuclease-associated radical SAM protein has translation MTKHDNKIINTATQTTEIEAVDVKIETANKAASPQNSTLVYDIRNSRYLNITGRCTLRCQFCPKHNGSKQVHQYELSLDKQVKPADIIPLLGNIKDFDEYVFCGYGEPTLNLDTLLVVADHIKKAGGKVRLNTDGLGNLFHRRNILPELASCIDSLSISLNANTEALYIEHCQPKLKNAYQAVLSFIEMAPHFFDDVQVSAINGLEGVDIESCQKIVEQRGAHFKCRQLDIVG, from the coding sequence ATGACTAAACACGATAACAAGATCATCAATACAGCTACTCAAACCACTGAGATTGAAGCTGTGGACGTAAAAATTGAAACTGCGAATAAAGCAGCCTCACCCCAAAACTCAACTTTAGTTTACGATATACGCAACAGCCGTTACCTGAATATTACTGGTAGATGCACCTTACGCTGCCAATTTTGCCCAAAACATAATGGCTCAAAGCAAGTTCATCAGTATGAGTTATCACTGGACAAACAAGTTAAACCTGCAGACATCATTCCCCTGCTAGGCAATATTAAGGATTTTGATGAATATGTATTCTGTGGTTATGGCGAGCCAACATTAAACCTCGATACACTACTTGTCGTTGCAGACCATATTAAAAAAGCTGGCGGTAAAGTACGCTTGAATACTGATGGCCTAGGTAATCTGTTTCATCGAAGAAATATCCTACCTGAACTCGCGTCATGTATTGATAGCCTCTCAATATCGCTCAATGCCAATACTGAAGCGCTATATATAGAACATTGCCAACCTAAATTGAAAAATGCATATCAAGCGGTACTGAGCTTTATTGAAATGGCGCCACACTTTTTCGACGATGTACAAGTTTCTGCGATTAATGGGCTTGAAGGCGTGGATATTGAAAGCTGCCAAAAAATAGTTGAACAACGTGGTGCTCACTTTAAATGTCGTCAACTCGATATTGTTGGTTAA
- a CDS encoding tRNA1(Val) (adenine(37)-N6)-methyltransferase, which yields MSFTFKQFHIDDSHCGMPVSTDGVILGAWAKIEHGHRVLDIGSGSGLLSLMVAQRQAQIGADLSETNPSSKSTVADNTVIVAVELDDSAAQDCQLNILNSPWASCIEFHHSSIQNYAAQHLEQALPLFNSIICNPPFFDNGPQSENKERASARHTDSLSYSELLNQIVNLLSEDGYASLILPTESEARFTTALADTSLGMSKRVAVSTVINKPARRLLIELKHQSQISTIEQSNFVISNQDGQYSAQMANLCKAFYLKL from the coding sequence ATGTCATTTACCTTTAAACAATTTCATATCGATGATAGTCACTGCGGCATGCCAGTAAGTACTGACGGTGTCATTTTGGGCGCATGGGCAAAGATCGAACATGGCCATCGAGTATTGGATATCGGTTCTGGCAGTGGATTATTAAGCTTAATGGTTGCACAAAGACAGGCTCAAATCGGGGCCGATTTATCAGAAACTAACCCGTCATCAAAAAGTACAGTGGCTGACAATACTGTTATTGTTGCAGTAGAACTTGATGACTCAGCAGCGCAAGATTGTCAGTTGAATATCCTCAATAGTCCTTGGGCATCTTGCATTGAGTTTCATCATTCATCGATTCAAAACTATGCTGCGCAGCACCTAGAGCAAGCATTACCACTCTTTAATAGCATTATTTGTAATCCGCCTTTTTTTGACAATGGCCCACAATCTGAAAATAAAGAACGCGCTTCAGCTAGACATACCGATAGCTTAAGCTATAGCGAGTTGCTAAACCAAATCGTAAACTTACTCAGTGAAGATGGCTACGCCAGTTTAATATTACCAACAGAAAGTGAGGCTCGTTTTACCACTGCATTAGCCGACACAAGTTTAGGGATGTCAAAACGAGTAGCGGTATCGACAGTCATCAATAAACCCGCTCGACGCTTACTGATTGAATTAAAACACCAGTCTCAAATCAGCACTATAGAGCAGAGTAACTTTGTCATTTCTAATCAAGATGGCCAATACTCAGCTCAAATGGCAAACCTTTGCAAAGCATTCTATTTAAAACTTTAA
- the xerD gene encoding site-specific tyrosine recombinase XerD, which translates to MTDKYQADPIIDIFLDDLWSTKGLSDNTLSSYRTDLRHFDCFVLAKKRQLIDVDQLIIRDYLAFRVEKEFAKTSTARLLSSLRRFYGYLLVKQTIEVDPTALIESPKLVRQLPDALSEAQIDSLLDEPNVEDAIECRDKAMLELLYATGLRVTELVSLTLEQISLRQGLVRIVGKGGKERLVPLGELAVTEVEQYLMAARAELLGNKQSDVLFPSKRGQMMTRQTFWHRIKLYALRAGINSHLSPHTLRHAFATHLLNHGADLRVVQLLLGHSDLSTTQIYTHVAKARLQQLHSEHHPRG; encoded by the coding sequence GTGACAGATAAGTATCAAGCCGATCCCATCATCGATATATTTTTAGATGACCTTTGGTCTACGAAAGGCTTGAGTGATAACACGCTTAGCTCCTATCGAACTGACCTACGTCACTTTGATTGCTTTGTGCTCGCTAAAAAACGCCAACTTATCGATGTCGACCAACTCATCATTCGAGATTATTTGGCTTTTAGAGTTGAAAAAGAATTTGCGAAGACCAGCACTGCGAGGTTATTGAGTAGTTTGCGACGCTTTTATGGTTATTTATTGGTAAAACAAACCATTGAAGTTGACCCAACAGCGTTAATTGAATCACCTAAATTAGTCAGACAGTTACCCGACGCCTTGAGTGAAGCACAGATAGACAGTTTGCTTGATGAGCCTAATGTGGAAGATGCTATTGAATGCCGTGATAAAGCAATGCTGGAATTACTCTATGCCACAGGACTTCGTGTTACGGAACTGGTGAGCTTAACTCTTGAGCAAATAAGCTTACGTCAAGGTTTAGTACGCATTGTGGGTAAAGGTGGTAAAGAGCGTTTAGTGCCACTAGGAGAGCTTGCTGTTACCGAAGTTGAACAATATTTAATGGCGGCAAGAGCTGAGCTATTGGGCAATAAGCAAAGTGATGTGTTATTTCCCTCAAAACGTGGACAAATGATGACGCGCCAGACTTTTTGGCATCGTATCAAGTTATATGCTCTGCGTGCTGGGATTAATAGCCATTTATCTCCACATACCTTGCGGCATGCATTTGCGACTCATTTATTGAACCATGGAGCCGACTTGCGTGTCGTACAGTTGTTATTGGGTCACAGTGATTTATCAACCACCCAAATTTATACCCATGTAGCCAAAGCGAGGCTACAGCAGTTACATAGTGAGCATCATCCAAGAGGCTAA
- the dsbC gene encoding bifunctional protein-disulfide isomerase/oxidoreductase DsbC: MKLTKAISFAVTLAITPLLHAASASDIPNEAELIKQVSDTLGVNVSSIESSPIDGLYQALTDRGILYVSPDGSKLLHGNMYDLNKGMQNLTEAALAGPRIEMMKPFEKDMLVYKAKNEKHVVTIFTDVDCGYCRKLHKEMDGYNDLGITVRYLAYPRAGIPSANADEMEAVWCAKDPLQAMTDAKTGGNVKAAKCDANIEEQYRLGASFGINGTPAIVLENGILVPGYQPPAALLNTIKTNL, encoded by the coding sequence ATGAAGTTAACCAAAGCAATCTCTTTCGCGGTAACGCTCGCAATTACCCCTTTGTTGCATGCCGCTTCGGCCTCTGATATCCCTAATGAAGCAGAACTTATCAAACAAGTTTCAGACACATTAGGCGTCAATGTATCGAGTATTGAATCATCACCTATTGATGGTCTTTATCAGGCGTTAACGGATCGTGGCATTCTTTATGTATCACCTGATGGAAGTAAACTACTTCACGGTAATATGTATGATTTAAATAAAGGCATGCAAAACTTAACAGAAGCTGCATTGGCAGGACCTCGTATTGAGATGATGAAGCCATTTGAAAAAGACATGTTGGTCTACAAAGCGAAAAATGAAAAACACGTGGTGACTATTTTTACCGATGTTGATTGTGGCTATTGTCGTAAATTGCATAAGGAAATGGATGGCTACAATGATTTAGGTATCACTGTGAGATATTTAGCTTATCCGCGTGCTGGCATCCCATCTGCAAATGCTGATGAAATGGAAGCGGTTTGGTGTGCTAAAGATCCATTACAAGCAATGACAGATGCAAAAACTGGCGGTAATGTGAAAGCGGCTAAGTGTGATGCAAACATTGAAGAGCAGTATCGTTTAGGTGCCTCATTTGGAATTAATGGTACCCCAGCAATTGTGCTTGAAAATGGCATATTAGTGCCAGGTTACCAACCACCGGCAGCATTACTGAATACTATTAAAACCAATCTTTAA